The Clostridiaceae bacterium HFYG-1003 genome includes a window with the following:
- the tgt gene encoding tRNA guanosine(34) transglycosylase Tgt, producing MTGKHKYTLLKKEGKARRGRFETVHGTIETPVFMNVGTQAAIKGAVDAQDLKAINCQVELSNTYHLHVRPGDELIRDLGGLHRFMNWDRPILTDSGGFQVFSLAQMRKIKEEGVTFKSHVDGRTIFMGPEESMQIQSNLASTIAMAFDECVENPAPREYVEASVERTTRWLKRCMAKLEELNQAEGTINPDQLLFGINQGGVFDDLRIAHAKEISKLDLPGYAIGGLAVGESHEEMYRILDAVVPHLPEDKPIYLMGVGLPENILEAVERGVDFFDCVLPARNGRHGHVFTAHGRINLGNQRFERDQRPIDPGCGCPACQNYSRAYIRHLFKAKEMLAMRLCVLHNLWFYNDMMAKIRRHIEEGTFAEYKAAQLAQWKQPEPH from the coding sequence ATGACAGGCAAGCATAAATATACTTTACTCAAAAAAGAGGGAAAAGCCCGCCGCGGACGCTTCGAAACCGTGCACGGCACCATCGAGACTCCGGTATTTATGAATGTCGGAACTCAGGCGGCCATCAAAGGCGCTGTGGATGCGCAGGACCTGAAAGCGATCAACTGTCAGGTGGAGCTGTCCAACACCTACCATCTGCATGTTCGGCCCGGAGATGAACTGATCCGGGACCTGGGCGGACTGCACCGCTTCATGAACTGGGACCGGCCGATTCTGACTGACTCAGGCGGGTTCCAGGTGTTTTCCCTGGCCCAGATGCGCAAGATCAAGGAAGAGGGAGTGACCTTCAAGAGCCATGTAGATGGCCGGACCATATTCATGGGACCGGAAGAATCTATGCAGATTCAGAGCAATCTGGCATCGACCATCGCCATGGCATTTGACGAGTGCGTCGAAAATCCCGCTCCCAGGGAATACGTCGAGGCTTCCGTAGAGCGGACCACCCGCTGGCTGAAGCGCTGCATGGCAAAACTGGAAGAGCTGAATCAGGCGGAAGGGACCATCAATCCCGACCAGCTGCTGTTCGGCATTAATCAGGGCGGGGTCTTTGATGACCTGAGAATCGCCCATGCCAAGGAAATCTCGAAACTGGACCTGCCGGGCTATGCCATTGGTGGTCTGGCTGTCGGGGAATCCCATGAAGAGATGTACCGGATTCTGGATGCGGTGGTACCTCATTTACCCGAAGACAAGCCCATCTACCTGATGGGCGTCGGACTGCCGGAGAATATTCTGGAAGCCGTTGAACGGGGTGTTGATTTCTTTGACTGCGTCCTTCCGGCACGCAACGGCCGCCATGGCCACGTCTTTACCGCTCATGGCAGAATCAACTTGGGCAATCAGCGCTTTGAGCGGGATCAGCGCCCCATTGATCCAGGCTGTGGCTGTCCGGCCTGCCAGAATTACTCCAGAGCGTATATCCGGCATCTGTTCAAGGCCAAGGAAATGCTGGCCATGCGACTGTGCGTGCTGCATAACCTCTGGTTTTACAATGATATGATGGCGAAAATCCGCCGCCATATCGAAGAGGGCACTTTTGCCGAGTATAAGGCCGCTCAGCTGGCGCAGTGGAAGCAGCCCGAGCCCCACTGA
- the yajC gene encoding preprotein translocase subunit YajC has product MFFLAAGGDLGSMLVSLLPLLGMFAIMYFLILKPEKKRKETYRQMLTQLSVNDEIITKGGVIGKIIKLEDDYMVVETGPDRVRLRMVRDAIFSKVEKTEPTVKVERS; this is encoded by the coding sequence ATGTTTTTTTTAGCAGCCGGGGGTGACCTCGGGAGCATGCTGGTGTCTTTATTGCCGCTGCTCGGAATGTTCGCCATCATGTATTTTCTGATCCTGAAACCGGAAAAGAAGCGCAAGGAAACGTATCGTCAGATGCTGACCCAGCTTTCGGTCAATGATGAGATCATTACCAAGGGCGGAGTCATCGGCAAGATCATCAAGCTGGAAGATGACTATATGGTTGTCGAAACTGGTCCTGACCGCGTCAGACTGCGCATGGTCCGTGACGCGATTTTCTCGAAAGTCGAAAAAACTGAGCCAACCGTGAAAGTGGAGCGCTCCTAA
- the scfA gene encoding six-cysteine ranthipeptide SCIFF has translation MKRIKTVNAKNLKKSLSKPGCKECANSCQSACKTSCTVANLACEN, from the coding sequence ATGAAACGTATCAAAACTGTCAACGCTAAAAATCTCAAGAAGAGCCTTTCAAAACCGGGATGCAAGGAATGTGCAAACTCCTGCCAGTCCGCCTGTAAAACATCCTGCACTGTTGCTAACTTAGCTTGCGAAAACTAA
- the scfB gene encoding thioether cross-link-forming SCIFF peptide maturase, giving the protein MALIHKFVNDNERYVLDVNSGSVHLVDEFIYDMLDENALESLEDLKKRLSTADPVELEEAYGEILELKNEGMLYTEDLYEEIAQTDDGPDYVKALCLNVIHDCNLRCKYCFADEGEYHGKREVMSAEIGKKAIDFVIEASGPRHNIEVDLFGGEPLMAFRQIKEIVDYARLRELETGKNIRFTMTTNATLLNEENMAYLDKNMGNLVLSIDGRPEVNDKVRIRFDGKGSFQQIMPKIKTMVEQRDPSKQYYVRGTFTRENLDFYNDYKFLKDEGFDEISIEPVVLPNDHPLSLRWEDVPKIKEQYDLLYHDLLESHRKGEKVKFYHFNIDLSGGPCVYKRISGCGAGFEYVAVTPSGDIYPCHQFVGNPEYLMGNLTDGIKRQDLVDKFRKAHIYNKPVCRDCWARFYCSGGCQANNINFTGDINQPYELGCELQKKRIESAIALKSKILEEEQVDN; this is encoded by the coding sequence ATGGCACTGATACATAAATTTGTAAACGACAACGAGCGCTATGTGCTCGATGTAAATTCAGGATCGGTCCACCTGGTGGATGAGTTCATCTACGATATGCTGGATGAAAATGCTCTGGAAAGCCTGGAAGACCTGAAAAAACGCCTGAGCACGGCAGATCCGGTCGAACTGGAAGAAGCCTATGGCGAGATCCTGGAACTGAAAAACGAAGGGATGCTATATACAGAAGATCTCTATGAAGAGATCGCTCAGACAGATGATGGTCCGGATTATGTGAAGGCACTGTGCCTGAATGTCATTCATGACTGCAATCTGCGCTGCAAATACTGCTTTGCCGATGAAGGAGAATATCACGGCAAGCGCGAGGTGATGTCCGCTGAAATTGGCAAAAAGGCCATCGATTTTGTGATCGAAGCTTCCGGACCGCGCCATAACATCGAAGTGGACCTGTTCGGCGGCGAGCCGCTTATGGCATTCCGGCAGATCAAGGAAATTGTTGATTATGCCAGACTGCGGGAGCTTGAAACCGGAAAGAATATCCGCTTTACCATGACCACCAACGCCACCCTGCTCAATGAAGAAAACATGGCGTATCTTGACAAGAACATGGGCAATCTGGTTCTGTCAATTGACGGCCGGCCCGAAGTCAATGACAAGGTCCGAATTCGGTTTGACGGCAAGGGTTCTTTTCAGCAGATCATGCCAAAGATCAAGACCATGGTCGAGCAGCGGGACCCATCCAAGCAATACTATGTCCGCGGGACGTTTACCCGGGAAAATCTGGACTTTTACAATGATTACAAGTTCCTGAAGGACGAAGGCTTCGATGAAATTTCCATCGAACCCGTGGTTCTGCCCAATGACCATCCGCTGTCCCTGCGCTGGGAAGATGTTCCAAAGATCAAGGAACAGTATGATCTGCTGTATCACGATTTATTAGAATCGCATCGCAAAGGGGAGAAGGTCAAATTCTACCACTTCAACATTGACCTTTCCGGCGGGCCGTGTGTTTACAAACGGATTTCCGGATGCGGCGCCGGGTTTGAATATGTCGCAGTGACACCTTCCGGTGACATTTATCCCTGCCACCAGTTCGTCGGAAACCCGGAGTATCTCATGGGCAATCTGACGGATGGCATCAAGCGTCAGGATCTGGTGGATAAATTCCGCAAAGCACACATTTATAATAAACCTGTCTGTCGGGACTGCTGGGCACGCTTTTACTGCTCCGGCGGCTGCCAGGCCAATAACATTAATTTCACGGGAGACATTAATCAGCCCTATGAACTGGGCTGCGAACTGCAGAAAAAACGGATCGAGTCGGCCATTGCATTGAAATCTAAAATATTGGAAGAGGAACAGGTGGATAACTAA
- the secD gene encoding protein translocase subunit SecD produces the protein MNKKGKPSALIALIVIAVITGLLSFSGLFGLKFGDYRVKTFGEQIVKGLDLQGGTSVLLEVQAPNLDAAGLDRVRSLINLRVDATGAVDPTITTEGTNRIRVDIPGKYQSANIVEQLSKTGVLTFKDADGKVVLEGKDIQEATPGYDDLGRIVVNLKMKDSGVQKFADATTANVGKSISINMDDEMLSNPVVNEAIKNGQASITGQFTEDEAKMLAAMINNGALPYPVKTLSVQEVGATLGSSVLPNVKLAGILGIAAIFLIMVWFYRVPGILASLALVIFCLGLILVTAGLKISMSLAGIAGFLLSIGMAVDANVLIFERIKEELQSGLDIKRSIALGFRHAMSSILDANITTLISGFILFYFGAGSVRGFALNLVIGVLLSMFTAIIVTRFLMVLAYSAGLLKTKAAFGFKEKETTFRFPFYKNRKIFFIASAVVIGLGLVIGIVRGPNVGIDFAGGTQVTLNFPAAVNKVEVDEILKKYDNSMITQVINSNKLEARSQKLTTETFNDAIKELETKYKPGTGFVESINEIGATIGSEQSGKAILASVLSVLAILAYVAVRFNFTLGVGAIVALIHDVLFTLAMYFLFRIPINSPFIAAILTIIGYSINDTVVIFDRIRENLALKGSRHLDEVTDESISQTMVRTINTSLTVIVVLLMVFFFVPQIREFTLPLLLGTLSGVYSTVFIASPIYVMLEKKLKGKGETKVVQPAASVKSAKVVQTETGAAEPVAAVKVKAAKPDVRYSNRYAKKKTNHPTELKVGESLHEVAPEEVIKREIPLADDFKFSSASAESLKKIEFDEDEY, from the coding sequence ATGAACAAGAAAGGTAAACCATCAGCACTAATTGCTTTGATCGTAATCGCCGTCATCACGGGGTTACTTAGTTTTTCCGGTCTTTTCGGACTGAAATTCGGAGATTACCGGGTTAAGACCTTCGGCGAGCAGATCGTCAAGGGTCTGGATCTTCAGGGTGGTACTTCCGTACTACTCGAAGTTCAGGCACCGAACCTGGATGCTGCCGGCCTGGACCGCGTCCGCTCCCTCATCAACCTGCGTGTTGACGCCACCGGTGCGGTTGATCCGACGATCACCACCGAAGGCACTAATCGGATCCGGGTCGATATCCCCGGAAAATACCAGTCCGCCAACATCGTGGAACAGCTGAGCAAGACCGGTGTCCTGACCTTTAAGGATGCCGACGGCAAAGTCGTTCTCGAAGGCAAGGATATTCAGGAAGCTACTCCCGGATACGACGATCTGGGAAGAATTGTGGTCAACCTGAAGATGAAAGACTCGGGCGTTCAGAAATTCGCGGATGCCACGACCGCCAATGTCGGAAAATCCATCTCCATCAATATGGATGATGAAATGCTGTCCAATCCTGTGGTCAATGAAGCCATCAAGAACGGACAGGCGTCCATCACCGGCCAGTTTACGGAAGATGAAGCCAAAATGCTGGCTGCCATGATTAACAATGGCGCACTCCCTTACCCGGTGAAAACCCTGTCGGTACAGGAAGTCGGCGCAACACTCGGATCCTCCGTACTGCCCAACGTCAAGCTGGCAGGTATTCTGGGAATCGCCGCGATCTTCCTGATCATGGTCTGGTTCTACCGCGTACCTGGTATTCTGGCCTCTCTGGCACTTGTCATTTTCTGTCTGGGGTTGATCCTGGTAACAGCCGGGCTTAAAATCTCGATGTCCCTGGCCGGTATCGCCGGTTTCCTGCTGTCGATCGGAATGGCAGTTGACGCCAACGTCCTGATTTTCGAACGCATCAAGGAAGAACTTCAGTCCGGACTTGACATCAAGCGTTCCATCGCCCTTGGTTTCCGCCATGCCATGAGCTCCATTCTGGATGCCAACATCACCACCCTGATTTCCGGCTTCATCCTGTTCTATTTTGGAGCGGGCTCTGTCAGAGGCTTTGCCCTCAACCTGGTCATCGGTGTGCTGCTATCCATGTTCACTGCAATCATTGTGACCCGCTTCCTGATGGTTCTGGCTTATTCTGCCGGACTGCTCAAAACCAAGGCAGCCTTCGGCTTTAAGGAAAAGGAAACAACCTTCCGCTTCCCGTTCTATAAAAACCGCAAAATCTTTTTCATCGCTTCGGCGGTGGTCATCGGCCTCGGTCTGGTCATCGGAATTGTCCGGGGACCGAATGTCGGCATCGACTTTGCCGGCGGAACCCAGGTTACACTGAATTTCCCCGCTGCCGTCAATAAGGTGGAAGTTGATGAAATTCTGAAGAAATATGATAATTCCATGATTACTCAGGTCATCAACTCAAACAAGCTGGAAGCCAGAAGCCAAAAGCTGACTACCGAAACCTTCAACGACGCCATCAAGGAACTTGAGACCAAATATAAGCCTGGAACCGGGTTTGTGGAATCCATTAATGAAATCGGAGCCACCATCGGTTCTGAGCAGAGCGGCAAAGCCATTCTGGCCTCCGTCCTGTCAGTTCTCGCCATTCTAGCCTATGTTGCAGTCCGGTTTAACTTCACCCTGGGAGTCGGGGCCATCGTAGCCTTAATCCATGACGTGCTGTTTACGCTGGCCATGTACTTCCTGTTCCGGATTCCAATTAACTCGCCCTTTATCGCCGCAATTCTGACCATCATCGGTTATTCCATTAATGATACGGTCGTTATCTTTGACCGGATCCGTGAAAATCTGGCGCTGAAAGGCTCCCGCCACCTGGATGAGGTGACGGATGAATCCATCAGCCAGACTATGGTAAGAACCATTAACACGAGTCTGACGGTTATTGTTGTCCTGCTTATGGTCTTCTTCTTTGTTCCGCAGATCCGTGAGTTCACACTCCCGCTGCTTCTTGGAACACTCTCCGGTGTCTACTCCACCGTCTTCATTGCTTCTCCGATCTATGTCATGCTGGAGAAGAAACTGAAGGGCAAGGGAGAAACCAAGGTCGTTCAGCCGGCCGCATCCGTCAAATCGGCTAAGGTTGTTCAGACTGAGACTGGCGCTGCAGAACCTGTCGCTGCAGTTAAAGTCAAGGCCGCCAAACCGGACGTGCGCTACTCCAACCGCTATGCCAAAAAGAAGACAAACCATCCGACAGAATTAAAAGTCGGTGAATCACTCCATGAGGTTGCGCCGGAAGAAGTGATAAAGCGCGAGATTCCTTTGGCCGATGACTTCAAGTTCAGCTCAGCCAGCGCTGAGTCGTTGAAGAAAATCGAATTTGACGAGGATGAGTATTAA